Within the Candidatus Flexicrinis proximus genome, the region GCTGTGCGTGGCTCCGCTCCAGCACCGCGCCGGTATCGACATACGGCTTATGCGTCCCGGCCAGCCCTTCGGCCAGCGCCTTCAGCCGCGCGCCCATCACCGTGTGGTAATCGGCGCCCCAGGCGTACGCGGCAATCCTCCCGCGCGTGGGCTCGTTCAGCACGTCCCGCGCCACCGCCGCCGTCCGGTAGTCCAGCCCCACCACCGCCACCGACCGCGCCCCCGGCAGGATCACCCCCAGGTCGCGCCGCCGTGCGATCCGGTCTGGCCGCGCCATGTACGCCATCGTGCCGTGCATCCCCGCCTCAACCCAGCGCAAATACGCGCCAAGCGTCGGTGACGGCTCCGCGCGGACCACCCCGCAGAAGGTGAACCCTAAGCGAGCGGCGTCTACCCGTATTTGCTCGTGGGACAGCTCGGCTCGTCCGGTCATTTCCCGCTTACGTGCCGGGGTCGCTCTCGTCGTCGTCCCCGCTCAATCCCAGTGCCTGCTGCATATAGTCCAGGCTCAGGGCGGCGGGATTGACGGAATCCGCCAGAAAATCGTCAGGCACATTCATTCCGCGTGACCGCAGGAACTCGACCATTCCGGCCTGGTGCTCCTCGTCCGGCTGTTCCTCGAACACCTCGCGCAGCGCGCCCAGGTTGCCCACCAGCCACAGGAACAGGTCGGCTTCCGTCCGTTCCGGATGCTCTTCCATCATCTTGTACTTCCGCATCAGCGTCGCCGCCGGCCGGTACACGTTGTCGTACCAGTCCGCCGCCGCCTGATCGATCGACACCGGCTGGCTTTTCAGCTTCGTCATGATCTCGCGGTGGATGTGGATCAGCCCCATCATGTCGGGATACCGTGAAGCGTCGCTCAGCCGCAGTGATTGGTGATGCATGCGCGTCCGCGACAGCCCCGTATCCTCCAGGAACGTCGCGTAGGCGCTCGCCTCGTCAATCTCTTTGTCGCTCATCCCCGCGTAAAATGGCACCGGCGTTGTCAGTTCCGTCACGTGCGCCTGTATCGTCTGCGCGCCCATCTCTTTTGCGACCGAAACCCGGTGGTTCCCGTCGCGCACGAAATACACATCTCCGACCTGGTACACCTCGATCGGCGGCAGTCCCATCATTCCGCTGGCGACAGCGTAAACTCGGCTCCACCGTTCCTGCATATCGTTGCTTCGCGGCAGGAACGAACTGTTGAAATCGCGGTATCGCCCGACACTTCCTCGGATCTTGTCGAGCGGAATATCCTGAAGACCCCTGTAGCTCTCCTCGCTCAGTCGCAGCCGCGCCCGGATGTCCTCAAAGCTGAGGAGCTCCGCCGACTTGCCGCGCAGTAAGCCGAAGATAGCCTGCCAAAACGCGCGCCCTCGTGCGTTCTGAAACCGCTGGATCCCGTCAATCAGATTAGCGTTAAAGCTCTGATCGTCGGTCATCTAGTCCCCTTCTATAGAGAGACGTTCCCATCAGAGTGTATGACGGTTCGCCTTTCCAAACAATAGGCAGTACCCCACCTTAATGCCACCATAAACTTGGCGATTCTGTACGATTCGCCATCGGCGCGCAGAACTTCAAAAACGTGCGGTATAATCCCCGCCAATTCCTGTACGCGAGGGGTTTTCGCTTTGGACGAAATGCCAGATTTCCCGGAAATAGAATTAAAAGAGCGCTGCCGTAATTTCCTGACGGACGCCGCTAAAGAAGCCAACCGCCTCGCCCATGATTATATCGGGGTTGAGCATGTTTTCATTGCCCTCACCCGCGGTGAACAGCGCCTCACCAGCGCTCTGCTCCTCAAGGGCGGCCTCTCCCCCCGTGACGTGCGCAACGCCATCAAGCAGGAAATCAAGAGCGGCGACGGCCCCACCAGCGGCGAGCACAAGCTCACCCCGCGCCTTAACATGGTGCTCTCGATCGCTGTTTTCCATGCCGAACAGGACGCCGTCTTCCACCCCACCGATAACCATCTCCTGATCGCCATCCTTCAGGAAGGCGAAAGCGTGCCGGTCCGCAAGCTGGTCGAGCTCGGCTTCGACGTCAACCACTGGCTTAACGACCTGATCGCCCGCCCGCCTGAAGAGTCCAGCGCGTCTTCCGGCGTAGACCTTGCCCGCAACCTCATTCGCCGCTTCGCCCAGAGTGAGCCCGACTTCGACCCGTTTGACGACGATATCGGCGACGACTTCTTCGCTGACGAGGACGTCGACGAACTTCTGGCCGCTGTCCAGTCTCCTGCTGGCCGCCCGGCCCCCACGCCCCTGCTCGACAAGTACGGCCGCGACCTCAACGCCCACGCGAAAGCCGGCAAAATCGGTCCCGCCATCGCCCGCGAAGCCGAAATCCGCGCCATCGCCCGCACCCTCAGCCGCAGCAAAAAGAACAACCCGCTGCTCGTCGGTGACGCTGGCGTCGGCAAGACCGCCGTCGTCGAAGGCCTCGCCTACGCCATTCAGTCCGGCAGCGCCCCCACGCCCCTCCTCAAGTGGCGCATCGTCCAGATCGAGATCGGCGCGCTTGTCGCCGGCACTAGTCTGCGCGGCCAGTTCGAAGAGCGCCTGCTCGGTATCCTTGAGGAAGCCAAACACAGCGGCAACGTCATCCTCTTTATCGACGAGATCCATACCATCGTTGGCGCCGGCGAAACCATCGACAGCAACCTCGACGCCGCCAATATCCTCAAGCCCGCCCTCGCCCGTGGCGACCTCGTCTGCATCGGCGCCACCACCCACGAGGAGTATCGCCGTGCCATCGCCCGCGACCCGGCCCTTGAGCGCCGCTTCCGCGTCATCGACATCGCCGAACCCAGCATCGACGACACCATTCAGGTCCTTCAGGGCCAGCAAGGCCGCCTTGAGACGCATCACGGCGTCGTCATTCTGGGCGACGCTATCGAGTCGGCCGTCAAGCTTTCGGTTCGCTATCTGACCGACCGCCGCCTGCCCGATAAAGCCCTCGACCTGCTCGACGAAGCCTGCACCCGCGTCGTCATCCGCACCCGCAACCCCGACGATGACGGCAGCAGCGTCAACGAGGTCCGCACCGACGACGTCGCCCACGTCCTCAGCGAATGGACCGGCATCCCGCTCACCGACCTCACCCGCGACGAGCGTCAGCGCCTCGCCAAGCTCGAAAACGAGCTGCTGGTGCGCGTCGTCGGTCAGGACGAAGCCGTGCAGACCGTCGCCGACGCCATCAAGACCTCGCGCGCCGGCCTCAGCGATCCACAGCGCCCCATCGGCGTGTTCCTGTTCCTCGGCCCGTCCGGTGTCGGCAAGACCGAACTCGCCCGCGCCCTTGCCTCGTCCCTGTTCGGCAGCGACGAAGCCATGCTCCGCCTCGATATGTCCGAGTTCCACGACGCCCACACGGCTGCCCGCCTTATTGGGTCGCCTCCCGGCTACAAAGACAGCAATCGCGGCGGCCAGCTCACCGAAGGGCTGCGGCGCCGCCCCTATTCGGTTGTCCTGCTGGATGAAATCGAGAAAGCCGCGCCGGAAGTCTTCGACCTCTTTTTGCAGGTCTTCGACGAAGGCCGCATCTCCGACGCCCATGGCCGCCGTGTCGACTGTCGCCACGCCGTCTTCATCATGACCAGCAACATTGGCACCGTAGAAGGCAGCAAGAGTGATCTCGGCTTCCGCGCCGGCGAAGGCTCGGTCACGCGCGACTTCCGCAACTACCTCAGCAAATACTTCCGCCCGGAGTTCATCAACCGCCTTGACGAGGTCATCACCTTCAACGCCCTCAACCGCGAAGTCCTCCGCCGGATTCTCGATAAGCAGCTGACCGAAGTCCACCAGCGCCTCGCCGCCCAGAAGCTCAGCCTGACGATGACCGACGAGTCCCGCGAAGTCATCCTGGCCCAGGGCTTTGACCCGGCCAACGGTGCCCGCCCGCTCACCCGTGCTATCGAGCGTCTGCTCACCCGCCCGCTCAGTTCGTTTATTCTGAGCAACCCGCTGGAACCGCACACGGCGCTGATCTGTGACGTCTCCCTGGAAGACACGCACCGGCTCGCCTTCCATATCGCCACGCCGGTCGAACCGACCGACTCCGGCGAGGACGACATCGAGCTTCCCGATGCCATGGCCGCCGATATCGCGGCGGTTGCCGCGGCCGCCGTAGCAGAGGCCGGATCAGACCCGGACGAATCGGATCCCGACGACTCCGACGGCGCGTTAGGCGACGGCAGCGACCCCAGCACGCCAGCGGGCTAAAGATTTACTCGCCGAGATAGGTCAGTGTCAGATGAAAAGTCGGCCGGCATAGCGGCCCAACGTTCGGCGCAGGCGGCCCGAGAACAAGTCCTGTGCCGGACCCAATTTCAAGCGCTATCTCAACTGACCAGCCTTGTGAATCGATGCGCCACACGCCGTCGGAATCACGCTCCAATGTCGTCGTGCCCGTCCATTCGATCTGTTCATCTTCGGTGA harbors:
- a CDS encoding ATP-dependent Clp protease ATP-binding subunit, which codes for MDEMPDFPEIELKERCRNFLTDAAKEANRLAHDYIGVEHVFIALTRGEQRLTSALLLKGGLSPRDVRNAIKQEIKSGDGPTSGEHKLTPRLNMVLSIAVFHAEQDAVFHPTDNHLLIAILQEGESVPVRKLVELGFDVNHWLNDLIARPPEESSASSGVDLARNLIRRFAQSEPDFDPFDDDIGDDFFADEDVDELLAAVQSPAGRPAPTPLLDKYGRDLNAHAKAGKIGPAIAREAEIRAIARTLSRSKKNNPLLVGDAGVGKTAVVEGLAYAIQSGSAPTPLLKWRIVQIEIGALVAGTSLRGQFEERLLGILEEAKHSGNVILFIDEIHTIVGAGETIDSNLDAANILKPALARGDLVCIGATTHEEYRRAIARDPALERRFRVIDIAEPSIDDTIQVLQGQQGRLETHHGVVILGDAIESAVKLSVRYLTDRRLPDKALDLLDEACTRVVIRTRNPDDDGSSVNEVRTDDVAHVLSEWTGIPLTDLTRDERQRLAKLENELLVRVVGQDEAVQTVADAIKTSRAGLSDPQRPIGVFLFLGPSGVGKTELARALASSLFGSDEAMLRLDMSEFHDAHTAARLIGSPPGYKDSNRGGQLTEGLRRRPYSVVLLDEIEKAAPEVFDLFLQVFDEGRISDAHGRRVDCRHAVFIMTSNIGTVEGSKSDLGFRAGEGSVTRDFRNYLSKYFRPEFINRLDEVITFNALNREVLRRILDKQLTEVHQRLAAQKLSLTMTDESREVILAQGFDPANGARPLTRAIERLLTRPLSSFILSNPLEPHTALICDVSLEDTHRLAFHIATPVEPTDSGEDDIELPDAMAADIAAVAAAAVAEAGSDPDESDPDDSDGALGDGSDPSTPAG